In Meiothermus sp. QL-1, one DNA window encodes the following:
- a CDS encoding ion transporter yields MTTTDNVDFLRYYAPEAALLGLALAALLFFIALQIKRRHGQLRPILVDILDGGGTQTPAAAWGVRFLAALTVLSVLALVLETEPSVYLAYGGALMGLEVFALVVFTLEMLLRLYLAPDIQKEPHRLRATLRYLLSPMGVVDLLTVVPGWLFFFPGSEQLVAARVLRVLRLLKLGQYAQALNLLDDVVRQKRDLLLATATLAFVVLVLLSTLMFVLEGPHQPERLGSIPQALWWGVVTMATIGYGDVVPLTAPGKLLSSLVAFLGIGLFALPTAILATGLLEAMQQHKDPAQQLLKRLLEARARGQLGEDSPLWKEAEELLGK; encoded by the coding sequence ATGACCACCACCGACAACGTAGACTTCCTCCGCTACTATGCACCGGAAGCCGCTCTTCTGGGGCTGGCCCTGGCCGCTCTGCTCTTCTTCATAGCCCTGCAAATCAAGCGCCGCCACGGCCAGCTAAGGCCCATTCTGGTGGATATCCTGGATGGAGGAGGCACCCAGACCCCTGCGGCGGCCTGGGGGGTGCGTTTTTTAGCCGCCCTAACCGTTCTCTCGGTGCTGGCCCTGGTGCTGGAGACCGAACCCAGCGTCTATCTGGCCTATGGGGGAGCCCTGATGGGGCTGGAGGTCTTCGCCCTGGTGGTCTTCACCCTGGAGATGCTTCTCCGGCTCTACCTAGCCCCCGATATCCAAAAAGAGCCCCACCGCCTGCGCGCCACCCTGCGCTACCTGCTGAGCCCCATGGGGGTGGTGGACCTCCTCACGGTGGTGCCGGGCTGGCTCTTCTTCTTCCCCGGCTCAGAACAGCTCGTGGCCGCCCGGGTGCTGCGGGTGCTGCGCTTGCTCAAGCTAGGCCAGTACGCGCAGGCCCTCAACCTCCTGGACGACGTGGTGCGGCAAAAGCGCGACCTGCTTTTGGCCACGGCAACTTTGGCCTTCGTGGTGCTGGTGCTGCTCTCCACCCTGATGTTCGTCCTCGAAGGACCCCATCAGCCCGAGCGGCTGGGCTCCATTCCCCAGGCCCTATGGTGGGGGGTGGTGACCATGGCCACCATCGGCTATGGCGATGTGGTGCCCCTAACCGCCCCCGGCAAGCTTCTTTCAAGCCTAGTGGCCTTCTTAGGCATCGGGCTCTTCGCCCTGCCCACCGCCATCCTGGCCACCGGACTGCTGGAGGCCATGCAACAGCACAAAGACCCCGCGCAGCAGCTTCTAAAGCGGCTGCTCGAGGCCAGGGCAAGGGGCCAGTTGGGCGAGGACAGCCCCCTGTGGAAGGAGGCCGAGGAGCTGTTGGGGAAGTAG
- a CDS encoding PEGA domain-containing protein, translating into MSALFLWILGILGVLVLLYGLTRLQRNGLSWMGFGLLLGLFGLGGAWLHQHYGNTVFWGLGVLGVLLLLWALFNLKSRLAGWVAALAVLLGLTGFGSLVLLNSSAPNLLTSPAPPTPMEGFRPEVPEEPAPSPPPEPEAQPEPPPPAEALPAEGRLREVLPTCPCPLEVRVNAPSPTVRILQDGQEVARSTTPRSLFLLEAGAYTLEVEAPGYRPLSAPIRVPESRNLEVDLAQ; encoded by the coding sequence ATGAGCGCGTTGTTTCTCTGGATTCTGGGCATTCTGGGCGTGCTGGTCCTGCTTTACGGCCTCACCCGCCTGCAGCGCAACGGGCTTTCCTGGATGGGGTTTGGCCTTTTGCTTGGGCTTTTCGGCCTGGGGGGGGCCTGGCTTCACCAGCACTATGGCAACACGGTCTTCTGGGGGCTCGGGGTGTTAGGGGTGCTGCTATTGCTTTGGGCCCTTTTCAACCTCAAAAGCCGCCTGGCGGGCTGGGTTGCAGCCTTGGCGGTGCTTTTGGGTCTTACCGGTTTTGGCAGCCTGGTGCTTCTAAACAGCAGCGCTCCCAACCTGCTCACCAGCCCTGCCCCACCCACTCCCATGGAAGGCTTTCGTCCGGAGGTGCCCGAGGAGCCTGCGCCTTCTCCGCCCCCTGAGCCGGAGGCCCAGCCCGAGCCCCCTCCACCGGCTGAGGCCCTCCCCGCCGAGGGGCGTCTGCGGGAGGTGCTGCCCACCTGCCCCTGTCCCCTGGAGGTGCGGGTGAACGCCCCCAGCCCCACCGTGCGCATCCTCCAGGATGGGCAGGAGGTGGCCCGGAGCACCACCCCCCGCTCGCTCTTTTTGCTCGAGGCTGGGGCCTACACCCTTGAGGTAGAGGCCCCCGGCTACCGTCCGCTGAGCGCCCCCATCCGGGTGCCGGAGAGCCGGAACCTGGAGGTGGACCTGGCCCAGTAG
- a CDS encoding fumarylacetoacetate hydrolase family protein encodes MKLVRFGAGQWGILEGETIHETDGPAGNPTGRHFDLGGVTLLAPANPSKIVCVGRNYLDHIREMGHDFGADLPKEPGLFLKGPNALAHPANPARPDCSGDAVPYPSFTRLLHYEGELAVVIGRRMRNVEESEALDYVLGYTCALDVTARDVQKTDLQWVRAKSADKFCPLGPWLVTSLEPQNTTLRTYVNGELRQEAHTSMMIFPVARILAYISSFMTLEPGDVVLTGTPEGVGELRPGDHVEVAIEGIGDLHTRIEAS; translated from the coding sequence ATGAAGCTCGTCCGATTCGGCGCAGGCCAGTGGGGCATTCTGGAAGGCGAGACCATCCACGAGACCGACGGCCCCGCTGGCAACCCCACCGGCCGCCACTTCGACCTGGGCGGGGTGACCCTCCTGGCCCCGGCCAACCCCAGCAAAATCGTGTGCGTGGGGCGCAACTACCTGGACCACATCCGCGAGATGGGCCACGACTTCGGGGCCGACCTGCCCAAGGAGCCGGGCCTCTTCCTAAAAGGCCCCAACGCCCTGGCCCACCCGGCCAACCCGGCCCGGCCCGACTGCTCGGGCGATGCGGTGCCCTACCCCAGCTTCACCCGGCTTCTGCACTACGAGGGCGAGCTGGCGGTGGTCATTGGGCGGCGCATGCGGAACGTGGAAGAATCCGAGGCGCTGGATTATGTGCTGGGCTACACCTGTGCCCTGGACGTGACCGCCCGCGACGTCCAGAAGACCGACCTGCAGTGGGTACGGGCCAAATCAGCCGACAAGTTCTGCCCTTTGGGGCCCTGGCTGGTGACCAGTCTGGAACCGCAGAACACCACCCTGCGCACCTACGTAAACGGCGAGCTGCGCCAGGAAGCCCATACCAGCATGATGATCTTCCCGGTGGCCCGGATTCTCGCCTACATCAGCAGCTTCATGACCCTAGAGCCTGGTGACGTGGTGCTCACCGGCACCCCCGAGGGGGTGGGTGAGCTTCGCCCAGGCGACCACGTGGAGGTCGCCATCGAGGGCATCGGCGACCTGCACACCCGGATTGAAGCTTCGTAG
- the xylB gene encoding xylulokinase, giving the protein MRLALGLDLGTSGLKAVALDEQGRKVAEARAAYPLHTPRPGWTEQDPQDWARAAQEALRALCGRLEGAEVVGLGLSGQMHGAVFLDKAGDPLAPAPLWNDQRTAQEVAQIEAAIPRQELIRRTGNPAVTGFQLPKLLWLRNQHPEVFRQVYKVLLPKDYLAYLLTGAWVSEYSDASGVGALNLATRRWDSEILQSLGLSEGLFPEVGPSERVVGALSPAWAQATGLPAGLPVVAGAGDNAAAALGLGVSRHRGGVGSVSLGTSGVIFLPLEEPTPEPEGRVHLFAHADGGYHLLGVTLSAAGSLEWLRGLFPEVSLDALLQEAEQVPLGSAGLYFLPFLAGERSPYLNPYLRGAFVGLSLAHRRGHLVRSVLEGVALSLGEVYRVMRPLAEARRLLATGGGAASDLWLSLLGGALGVPVVRVAGDEGAARGAALLALVGAGVYPSLKEALEATAPAEQPSPLPATGLEGLRQGYQEAVEKALELYQG; this is encoded by the coding sequence ATGAGGTTGGCGCTGGGGCTGGACCTGGGCACCAGCGGGCTCAAGGCGGTGGCCCTGGACGAGCAAGGCCGGAAGGTGGCCGAGGCCCGGGCCGCCTACCCCCTGCACACCCCCCGCCCCGGCTGGACCGAGCAAGACCCGCAGGACTGGGCCAGGGCCGCCCAGGAGGCCCTGCGGGCCTTGTGCGGGCGGCTGGAGGGGGCCGAGGTGGTGGGCCTGGGGCTCTCGGGCCAGATGCACGGGGCGGTCTTCCTGGACAAAGCCGGCGACCCCTTGGCGCCAGCCCCCCTCTGGAACGACCAGCGCACCGCCCAGGAGGTGGCCCAGATAGAAGCGGCCATCCCGCGCCAGGAGCTGATCCGGCGCACCGGCAACCCGGCGGTTACCGGCTTCCAGCTCCCCAAGCTGCTCTGGCTCCGAAACCAGCACCCCGAGGTCTTCCGGCAGGTCTACAAGGTGCTTTTGCCCAAGGATTACCTGGCCTACCTTTTGACCGGGGCCTGGGTCAGCGAGTACTCCGACGCCTCCGGGGTGGGGGCCCTGAACCTGGCCACCCGGCGCTGGGACAGTGAAATCCTGCAAAGCCTGGGGCTTTCCGAAGGGCTTTTCCCCGAGGTGGGCCCTAGCGAGCGGGTGGTGGGCGCTCTAAGCCCGGCCTGGGCCCAGGCCACCGGCCTGCCGGCGGGCCTGCCGGTGGTGGCCGGGGCGGGCGACAACGCCGCGGCGGCCCTGGGCCTGGGGGTCTCGCGCCACCGCGGGGGAGTGGGCAGCGTCTCGCTCGGCACCAGCGGGGTAATCTTTTTGCCCCTGGAGGAACCCACCCCCGAGCCCGAGGGGCGCGTGCACCTCTTTGCCCACGCCGATGGGGGCTACCACCTGCTGGGGGTGACGCTGAGCGCGGCGGGCAGCCTGGAGTGGCTGCGGGGGCTTTTCCCGGAGGTGAGCCTGGATGCCCTCTTGCAGGAAGCCGAGCAGGTCCCCTTGGGCAGCGCGGGGCTGTACTTCCTGCCCTTCCTGGCCGGGGAGCGCAGCCCGTACCTGAACCCCTACCTGCGCGGGGCCTTTGTGGGGCTTTCGCTGGCCCACCGGCGGGGCCACCTGGTGCGTTCGGTCTTGGAGGGGGTGGCTTTGAGCCTGGGCGAGGTCTACCGGGTGATGCGCCCCCTGGCCGAGGCCCGGCGGCTGCTGGCTACCGGCGGGGGAGCGGCCTCCGACCTGTGGCTCTCGCTCTTGGGCGGGGCGCTGGGGGTGCCGGTGGTGCGGGTGGCGGGCGACGAGGGGGCGGCGCGGGGGGCTGCTCTTTTGGCTTTGGTGGGGGCAGGGGTATACCCAAGCCTGAAGGAAGCCCTGGAGGCCACCGCCCCCGCCGAGCAGCCCTCCCCGTTGCCGGCTACAGGGCTCGAGGGCCTGCGGCAGGGGTACCAGGAGGCCGTTGAGAAGGCGCTCGAGCTCTACCAGGGCTAG
- a CDS encoding aminotransferase class I/II-fold pyridoxal phosphate-dependent enzyme, with the protein MFRSRRTPPGGGVFLEMDAAKAEARARGLEVVDLSIGASDLPPPPEALQALREALDDPTTYGYCLRSGTQPLLEAATAWYAERYGVRLDPRREALVLIGSQEGLAHLLMAVADPGDGLLMCEVAYPSYFGAARVAGLAAHLMPLGQDLLPRLEAVPEAVARRAKVLLLNYPNNPTAALAPTEFFAEALAFCRRYDLLLIHDNPYLDQALTPTPSPLALPGGRERVVELFSFSKSYHLAGFRLGFALGNAEAIASLEALKAPIDFNPYLGIQRMGIAALRIPPERLRADAELWARRRQVMVEALAEQGWAVPLPAAGMYLWAKLPPGIPSDDLAFTKALVGHTGVALAPGQAFGPGGVGHVRFALVQPEAVLRQSAARIGAFLRSGSFSPTP; encoded by the coding sequence ATGTTTCGCTCCCGTCGCACACCACCGGGCGGGGGGGTCTTTTTGGAGATGGACGCGGCCAAGGCCGAGGCCCGCGCGCGGGGGCTGGAGGTGGTGGACCTCTCCATCGGGGCCTCCGACCTGCCCCCACCCCCCGAGGCCCTGCAGGCCCTGAGGGAGGCTTTGGACGACCCCACCACCTACGGCTACTGCCTGAGGTCGGGAACCCAACCCCTTCTGGAGGCCGCCACAGCCTGGTACGCCGAGCGCTACGGGGTGCGGCTCGACCCCCGGCGGGAAGCCTTGGTGCTGATTGGGAGCCAGGAAGGGCTGGCCCACCTCCTTATGGCCGTGGCCGACCCGGGGGACGGGCTCCTGATGTGCGAGGTGGCCTACCCCTCGTACTTCGGGGCCGCCCGGGTGGCCGGGCTGGCGGCCCACCTGATGCCCCTGGGCCAGGACCTTCTGCCCAGGCTGGAAGCCGTGCCCGAAGCGGTGGCCCGGAGGGCCAAGGTTTTGCTCCTCAACTACCCCAACAACCCCACCGCTGCGCTGGCCCCGACCGAGTTTTTCGCCGAGGCCCTGGCCTTCTGCCGGCGCTACGACCTGCTCCTGATCCACGACAACCCCTACCTGGACCAGGCCCTGACCCCCACCCCCTCCCCCCTGGCCCTGCCTGGAGGGCGTGAGCGGGTGGTGGAACTATTCAGCTTTTCCAAAAGCTACCACCTGGCTGGCTTCCGGCTGGGTTTTGCCCTGGGCAACGCCGAGGCCATCGCAAGCCTCGAGGCCCTCAAGGCCCCCATTGACTTCAACCCCTACCTGGGCATTCAGCGCATGGGCATCGCCGCACTCCGCATCCCGCCGGAGCGGCTCAGGGCCGATGCCGAGCTCTGGGCCCGCCGCCGCCAGGTCATGGTGGAGGCCCTGGCCGAGCAGGGCTGGGCTGTCCCCCTGCCGGCTGCGGGCATGTACCTCTGGGCCAAACTCCCTCCAGGGATCCCTTCAGACGACCTGGCCTTCACCAAGGCACTGGTGGGCCATACGGGGGTGGCCCTGGCCCCGGGGCAGGCCTTTGGGCCCGGGGGGGTGGGGCACGTGCGCTTCGCGCTGGTGCAGCCCGAGGCGGTGCTCCGGCAGAGCGCAGCCCGCATAGGGGCTTTCTTACGGAGCGGCTCCTTCAGCCCCACGCCCTGA
- the xylA gene encoding xylose isomerase has protein sequence MYQPRPEHKFTFGLWTVGNVGRDPFGEAVRARLEPDYVVYKLAELGAYGVNLHDEDLIPRGTPPAEREAILRRFKRALEETGLKVPMVTANLFSDPAFKDGALTSPDPWVRAYALKKSLETLDLGAELGAQIYVVWPGREGAEVDATGKVQRAWDWFREALNFLAAYSEDRGYGYRFALEPKPNEPRGDIYLPTVGSMLALIGTLEQPQLFGLNPEFAHETMAGLNFVHAVAQALDAGKLFHIDLNDQRMSRFDQDLRFGAENLKAAFFLVDLLEHSGYTGPRHFDAHALRTEDEAGVWAFAKGCMRTYLILKEKAQAFRADPEVEALLAEYYQADPEPLALLGRYSREKAEKLKGLALPEARRSRGYALEALDQLAVEHLLGVRG, from the coding sequence ATGTACCAACCCAGACCCGAGCACAAGTTCACCTTTGGCCTTTGGACGGTGGGGAATGTGGGGCGCGACCCCTTTGGCGAGGCGGTGCGGGCCCGGCTCGAGCCCGACTACGTGGTCTACAAGCTGGCCGAGCTGGGGGCCTACGGGGTCAACCTGCACGACGAGGACCTGATTCCCCGCGGCACCCCACCTGCCGAGCGCGAGGCCATCCTGCGCCGCTTCAAGCGAGCCCTGGAGGAAACCGGCCTAAAGGTGCCCATGGTCACCGCCAACCTTTTCTCCGACCCGGCCTTCAAGGACGGAGCCCTGACCAGCCCCGACCCCTGGGTGCGGGCCTATGCCCTCAAAAAAAGCCTGGAGACCCTCGACCTGGGGGCTGAGCTGGGGGCCCAGATCTACGTGGTCTGGCCGGGGCGCGAGGGGGCCGAGGTGGACGCCACCGGCAAGGTGCAGCGGGCCTGGGACTGGTTTCGCGAGGCCCTCAACTTCCTGGCTGCCTACTCAGAAGACCGGGGCTACGGCTACCGCTTTGCCCTGGAGCCCAAGCCCAACGAGCCCCGCGGCGACATCTACCTGCCCACCGTGGGGAGCATGCTGGCCCTTATTGGCACCCTGGAGCAGCCCCAGCTCTTCGGCCTCAACCCCGAGTTCGCCCACGAGACCATGGCCGGGCTCAACTTCGTGCACGCGGTGGCTCAGGCCTTAGACGCAGGCAAGCTCTTCCACATCGACCTCAACGACCAGCGCATGAGCCGCTTCGACCAGGACCTGCGCTTTGGCGCGGAGAACCTCAAGGCCGCCTTCTTCCTGGTAGACCTGCTGGAGCACAGCGGCTACACCGGCCCCCGCCACTTCGACGCCCACGCCCTGCGCACCGAGGACGAGGCCGGGGTCTGGGCCTTTGCCAAGGGCTGCATGCGCACCTACCTCATCCTGAAGGAAAAGGCCCAGGCCTTCCGCGCCGACCCCGAGGTAGAGGCCCTGCTGGCCGAGTACTACCAGGCCGACCCCGAGCCCTTAGCCCTGCTGGGCCGCTACAGCCGGGAGAAAGCCGAGAAACTCAAAGGGCTCGCCCTGCCCGAGGCCCGCCGTTCGCGCGGCTATGCCCTGGAGGCCCTCGACCAGCTCGCCGTGGAGCACCTCCTGGGGGTGCGGGGATGA
- a CDS encoding tetratricopeptide repeat protein — protein sequence MGGVSTLWQAHLEVLRPHLSGRDHRGKKGSLRWLEAAVAERGGRAGTVRNILYKDLGSPEEKLRLFEVICDLYAEAGLEPPALPSELALESARRALGRDKRRLFRRFVRALEQGEKPQMVVVGGPATGKGVLLSAVQRAVPDCLLVNLGGELAPHLHPLAERLGVELEGILSQLSPTQPYALQAALQDELKNELARALNAYGRPLLLRAEREGQLGGLSLRDSQGNPVGLSAWIEPLLRRLTIPFLAGLSEPPPNLAWHPLSAPSRAEARRYVRDRLPDLPPERVEALVNQAGRNFAELSRLVLLEAAQTHGSAPNLAQDPALRPILYALAVLSPEADPGVPVPLLEKALGKGLEHLSQAERALLAPLGEGKVRPALRTLLPSVPEREARKLHLLALDYFKHDVFRQLHHAWGAGRLDRLLELLSQDPSRLALLPTLWGESKGWPACERERLAMAVVRYRAVLGQYAHPEALEALEVLFRSADPSIQAWARVKAAEARVDAGDFPGALNLLPPPESLSGEIGAEGLLVWAAVERWQGDYAQAEAYVQQALSLPIPPFLADRVRLWQGLVAKDAGRFEEALAALRQVSHDPLLVGRARYQSGDLLLRIGRVYEAEVQMREGLAALESSGAPPEEIARVRARFGSVLRRIGNFAEAERCLYRSIEEAADEFIRARAMSEASVLELARGRPLEALELLAQAERYLREVRERPEEAHYRHRRTLYRIAVAYWVRACGLPYLPPYVGGQSAPDALRILRELEHELSTKQLPGDRYVALAIDVALKLSLLLPAPEAERMMQGYLKQNDPYFQAQARLGYAETLARQHKWAEALAQVVQIGELQDPGVQSWRLGLETQALLGLGQEEAAWKKLQSCYSLPAPYRAQLGRVLGKIWPKDALRERLQTQSPLALEDCLALRLGQGV from the coding sequence GTGGGAGGTGTGAGTACACTCTGGCAGGCCCATCTGGAGGTTTTGCGGCCTCACCTTTCCGGGCGGGACCATCGGGGCAAGAAGGGTAGCCTGCGCTGGCTCGAGGCAGCGGTGGCCGAGCGGGGGGGGCGGGCTGGGACGGTGCGCAACATCCTCTACAAGGACCTGGGCAGCCCCGAGGAGAAGCTGAGGCTGTTTGAGGTCATCTGCGACCTTTACGCCGAGGCCGGCCTCGAGCCCCCCGCCCTGCCCTCCGAGCTGGCCTTGGAGTCGGCCCGGCGGGCTTTAGGAAGGGACAAACGCCGGCTCTTCCGACGCTTTGTGCGGGCCTTGGAGCAGGGGGAGAAGCCCCAGATGGTGGTGGTAGGGGGGCCGGCCACCGGCAAGGGCGTGCTGCTTTCGGCGGTGCAGCGGGCGGTGCCCGACTGCCTTTTGGTGAACCTGGGGGGCGAGCTGGCCCCCCACCTGCACCCGCTGGCCGAGCGGCTGGGGGTGGAGCTGGAGGGCATTCTCTCCCAGCTTTCCCCCACCCAACCCTATGCCCTCCAGGCCGCTCTCCAGGATGAGCTCAAAAACGAGCTGGCCCGGGCCCTCAACGCCTACGGCAGGCCCCTTTTGCTGCGGGCCGAGCGGGAGGGTCAGCTGGGGGGCCTGAGCCTGCGCGACAGCCAGGGCAACCCGGTGGGCCTCTCGGCCTGGATAGAGCCCCTTTTGCGTCGGCTCACCATCCCCTTCCTGGCCGGGCTTTCCGAACCTCCGCCCAACCTGGCCTGGCACCCCCTCTCGGCCCCCAGCCGGGCCGAGGCCCGCCGCTACGTGCGGGACCGCCTGCCCGACCTACCCCCCGAGCGGGTGGAGGCCTTGGTCAACCAGGCTGGGCGCAACTTTGCCGAGCTCTCGCGCCTGGTGCTGCTGGAGGCCGCCCAGACCCACGGCAGCGCGCCCAACCTGGCCCAGGACCCGGCCCTCCGGCCCATCCTTTATGCCCTGGCGGTGCTCTCGCCGGAGGCCGACCCGGGGGTACCGGTGCCCCTGCTGGAGAAGGCTTTGGGCAAGGGTCTGGAACACCTCTCCCAGGCCGAGCGGGCCCTGCTGGCCCCTTTGGGCGAGGGCAAGGTACGGCCGGCGCTGCGCACCCTTCTGCCCAGCGTGCCCGAGCGGGAGGCCCGCAAGCTGCACCTGCTGGCGCTGGACTACTTCAAGCACGACGTTTTCCGCCAGCTCCACCACGCTTGGGGCGCGGGGCGGTTGGACCGGCTTTTAGAGCTGCTCTCCCAGGACCCGAGCCGCCTGGCCCTTCTGCCCACGCTGTGGGGCGAGTCCAAGGGCTGGCCGGCCTGCGAGCGCGAGCGGCTGGCCATGGCGGTGGTGCGTTACCGGGCGGTGCTGGGCCAGTACGCCCACCCCGAGGCCCTGGAGGCTTTGGAGGTGCTATTTCGCTCGGCCGACCCCTCTATCCAGGCCTGGGCCCGGGTCAAGGCCGCCGAGGCCCGGGTGGACGCGGGCGACTTTCCCGGCGCTCTCAACCTTTTGCCCCCACCCGAGAGCCTTTCAGGCGAGATCGGCGCCGAGGGGCTTCTGGTCTGGGCAGCGGTGGAGCGCTGGCAGGGCGACTATGCCCAGGCCGAGGCCTACGTGCAGCAGGCCCTCTCCCTGCCCATCCCCCCCTTTTTGGCCGACCGGGTGCGGCTTTGGCAGGGCCTGGTGGCCAAGGACGCGGGCCGCTTCGAGGAGGCCCTGGCGGCGTTGCGCCAGGTGAGCCACGACCCTTTGCTGGTGGGCCGGGCCCGCTACCAGTCGGGCGATTTGCTCCTGCGCATTGGGCGGGTGTACGAGGCCGAGGTCCAGATGCGGGAGGGCCTGGCGGCGCTGGAGTCCTCCGGGGCCCCTCCGGAGGAGATAGCGCGGGTGCGGGCCCGCTTTGGCAGCGTGCTGCGCCGCATCGGCAACTTCGCTGAGGCTGAGCGCTGTTTGTACCGCTCCATTGAGGAGGCCGCCGACGAGTTCATACGGGCCCGGGCCATGAGCGAGGCCAGCGTGCTCGAGCTGGCCCGGGGGCGTCCTTTGGAGGCCCTGGAGCTTCTGGCCCAGGCCGAGCGCTATCTGCGGGAGGTGCGGGAGCGGCCGGAGGAGGCCCACTACCGCCACCGCCGCACCCTCTACCGCATTGCGGTGGCCTACTGGGTTCGGGCCTGCGGCCTGCCCTACCTGCCGCCCTATGTGGGAGGGCAGAGCGCCCCCGATGCTTTGCGCATTCTGCGGGAGCTCGAGCACGAGCTTTCCACCAAACAGCTCCCCGGCGACCGCTACGTCGCCCTGGCCATCGACGTGGCCCTCAAGCTTTCGCTCCTCCTGCCGGCGCCCGAGGCCGAGCGCATGATGCAGGGCTACCTCAAGCAAAACGACCCCTACTTCCAGGCCCAGGCCCGTCTGGGCTATGCCGAGACCCTGGCCCGGCAGCACAAATGGGCCGAGGCCCTGGCCCAGGTGGTGCAGATCGGCGAGCTGCAGGACCCTGGGGTGCAGAGCTGGAGGCTGGGCCTGGAGACCCAGGCCCTTTTGGGCCTGGGGCAGGAGGAAGCTGCCTGGAAGAAGCTGCAGAGCTGTTACAGCCTGCCGGCCCCCTACCGGGCCCAGCTTGGGCGGGTGCTGGGCAAGATCTGGCCCAAGGATGCCCTGCGCGAGCGCTTGCAGACCCAGTCGCCTTTGGCGCTGGAAGACTGCCTGGCCCTGCGGCTGGGCCAGGGGGTCTAG
- a CDS encoding glutathionylspermidine synthase family protein, with protein sequence MRREQVRPRPDWVEKVEALGFDFHTHLQVNPPEPYWDESACYVFTMEEVEQLEAATAELHRLALEAAAHIVAKERYPELGIPPRWWGLIERSWRRGDFSLFGRFDLLYAPGYPPKLLEYNADTPTTLLEAAVVQWFWKEEVFPEADQWNRLHEALIERWQALLPTAVHLTYYSGSLEDQRTVEYLADTAAQAGHSVHLLSIEQVGWDGSCFVDEAQRPIRTLFKLYPWEWWIHEEFGLYLLAEPFQPIEPAWKMLLSNKGLLAILWELFPGHPNLLPAYFQPERLPGPLVEKPLFSREGANLTVRQGQALLCSTPGPYGQEGFVYQAYQPPPAFDGRHPVLGAWIVGEAPAGLGIREDRSPITQNTSCFVPHRIEV encoded by the coding sequence GTGCGCCGGGAGCAAGTTCGGCCCCGACCGGACTGGGTGGAGAAGGTGGAGGCGCTGGGCTTCGACTTCCACACCCACCTGCAGGTGAATCCCCCTGAACCCTACTGGGACGAAAGCGCCTGCTACGTCTTCACGATGGAGGAGGTAGAACAGCTCGAGGCCGCCACCGCCGAGCTACACCGGCTGGCGCTGGAGGCTGCGGCCCACATCGTGGCCAAGGAGCGCTACCCCGAGCTCGGCATCCCCCCTCGCTGGTGGGGCCTGATTGAGCGAAGCTGGCGCCGGGGCGACTTCAGCCTCTTCGGCCGCTTCGACCTGCTCTACGCCCCGGGCTACCCCCCTAAGCTGCTGGAGTACAACGCCGACACCCCCACCACCCTTCTGGAGGCCGCGGTGGTGCAGTGGTTCTGGAAGGAGGAGGTCTTCCCCGAGGCCGACCAGTGGAACCGCCTGCACGAGGCCCTCATCGAGCGCTGGCAGGCTCTTTTGCCCACCGCGGTCCACCTCACCTACTACAGCGGTTCCCTGGAGGACCAGCGCACGGTGGAGTACCTGGCCGACACCGCCGCCCAGGCCGGCCACTCGGTGCACCTGCTTTCCATCGAGCAGGTGGGCTGGGATGGAAGCTGCTTCGTGGACGAGGCCCAAAGGCCCATCCGAACCCTCTTCAAGCTCTACCCCTGGGAGTGGTGGATCCACGAGGAATTCGGCCTCTACCTGCTGGCCGAGCCCTTCCAGCCCATCGAGCCGGCCTGGAAGATGCTCCTCTCCAACAAGGGCCTGCTGGCCATACTCTGGGAGCTCTTCCCCGGACACCCCAACCTGCTTCCCGCCTACTTCCAACCCGAGCGCCTACCCGGCCCCCTCGTCGAAAAACCCCTCTTCTCGCGGGAAGGGGCCAACCTGACCGTGCGGCAGGGCCAGGCCCTCCTCTGTTCCACCCCGGGCCCTTACGGCCAGGAGGGCTTCGTCTACCAGGCCTACCAACCCCCACCGGCCTTCGACGGCCGCCACCCCGTGCTTGGGGCCTGGATCGTGGGGGAAGCGCCGGCCGGCCTGGGTATCCGGGAGGACCGAAGCCCCATCACCCAAAACACCTCCTGCTTTGTGCCCCACCGAATCGAAGTATGA